CACGACCCGGAACCGGAAGCCCCGCAGGCGCCGGTCGCGGCGCACGCGGCGCTCCATGACGGCCGAGCCCGACTCCGACGTGCCGCCGGGCGCCGCCCGACCGCACAGGTGGTCGACCAGCTCGGTCTTGCCGACGCCGGTCATGCCGGTGACCGCGACCGTCGGGTAGCGGCGTTGGAAGGTGCCGGTGATCCGGTCGCGCCCGCGGCCGATCGCCGACGGCACGTCGCGCACGCCCATCAGCGCAGGAAGTAGGTCGGGTCGAACTCCTCGAGCGGGATGATCCGCACCCGCGGGAGCTCGGCGTTGAACGCCCGGACGTCGTACTCGAGGTCGAAGTGCTCGACCCCCTCGATCGCCAGCTGGGTGCTGGTGAACTCCCGGAACCCCAGGACCCCGACCCGTCGGTCGGGCAGCAGCGCGTGGATCGCCTCGGCGAAGTCGGCGTCGTGGCTGCCGAGGACGACGTCGGCGTCACCGCGCTCGCGCAGCGCCTCGAGGGTGCGCAGGATGCCGATGTCGACGACCTTCTCGTCGGCGCGCCCCGACAGCGGGACGGGTCGGTACTCCATGGCCAGCAGCGCCTGCACGAAGCCCGTGGGCAGGTTGCCGTTGCTGGCGTTGAGGAAGAACAGGCCGGTGACCGGCTGGCCCCACTGCTCCTCGAGGTAGGTCGTGACCCGCTCCCAGCGGGGACGCTCCTCGGGCAGCGGACGACGGCCGAGCACCGCCGAGCCGAGCGTGGCGTCGAGGTTCTCACCGTCGACGAGGACGAACGTTCGGCGCTCGGTCATGCGTGGAGACTATCCACCAGGCGCCACCACGGTGATCGAGCTGCCCGGACCAGACGGTGGTCGAGGAGGTTGCGCTGGCAACCGTCTCGAGACCACGCGACCGGGGCGACGAGGTGAGGTCGCCGGTCGGCGGCTGTGGAGTGGTCTCGAGACAGGCGCTAGCGCGCCTTCCTCGACCGGCGTGTGATGACCGTGGGGGTTATGCCGCGCCTCCGGCGACGGCGGGCAGCACGACGACCTGGTCGCCGTCCTTGAGCTCGGCGTCGAGCGAGCCGATGAACCGCACGTCCTCGTCGTTGACGTAGACGTTGACGAAGCGGCGCAGCTCGATGGAGCCGTTCTTGTCCTCGACCAGGCGGTCCTTGAGGCCGGGGTGGCTGCCCTCGAGGTCGTCGATCAGCGCGCGCAGCGTGG
The Nocardioides plantarum genome window above contains:
- a CDS encoding NYN domain-containing protein produces the protein MTERRTFVLVDGENLDATLGSAVLGRRPLPEERPRWERVTTYLEEQWGQPVTGLFFLNASNGNLPTGFVQALLAMEYRPVPLSGRADEKVVDIGILRTLEALRERGDADVVLGSHDADFAEAIHALLPDRRVGVLGFREFTSTQLAIEGVEHFDLEYDVRAFNAELPRVRIIPLEEFDPTYFLR
- a CDS encoding MoaD/ThiS family protein; this translates as MAIEVRIPTILRTYTDGEKAVDGAGATLRALIDDLEGSHPGLKDRLVEDKNGSIELRRFVNVYVNDEDVRFIGSLDAELKDGDQVVVLPAVAGGAA